One part of the Vanessa tameamea isolate UH-Manoa-2023 chromosome 8, ilVanTame1 primary haplotype, whole genome shotgun sequence genome encodes these proteins:
- the LOC113399823 gene encoding 15-hydroxyprostaglandin dehydrogenase [NAD(+)]-like, with the protein MFSLKDKIAIVTGGACGIGAAIIKEFLQEGVKHVAILDVDEESGCSMEKQLVTIFGKDKVKFIKCDVTIEDQLLAAFQNTTSDHGYIDIVVNNAGVADERLHMFKRTIDINFTALAASTLKALELMREDKGGHGGTIINVSSIAALLLIAPSLFIYAATKAAVLHLTCSIGKESYFANTKVRTIAVCFGCTISEIHKRLGSFDENIEKITEMFTEIMPPQPAEAAAIGLVEAYKNGESGSAWLVKNSKPAIDITSKINTAYDTLSESLFD; encoded by the exons ATGTttagtttaaaagataaaattgcaATAGTTACAGGTGGGGCCTGCGGTATAGGCGCTGCTATTATTAAAGAATTTCTGCAAGAAGGTGTGAAg CACGTTGCAATATTGGATGTCGATGAAGAGTCGGGTTGCTCCATGGAAAAACAACTGGTAACAATATTTGGAAAAGATaaagtgaaatttataaaatgcgaTGTTACAATTGAGGACCAGTTGTTAGCTGCGTTCCAAAATACAACTTCGGATCATGGATACATAGATATTGTTGTGAACAACGCAGGCGTAGCTGATGAGAGACTGCACATGTTTAAAAGGACAATTGATATTAACttt ACTGCATTAGCAGCAAGCACATTGAAGGCTCTAGAACTGATGCGTGAAGATAAAGGTGGTCATGGGGGTACTATTATCAATGTTTCCTCAATCGCTGCTCTGTTACTGATAGCACCATCTTTATTTATCTACGCAGCTACTAAAGCCGCTGTACTTCATTTAACTTGTAGTATCGGT AAAGAATCATATTTCGCAAACACAAAAGTGAGGACAATTGCTGTATGTTTTGGCTGCACAATATCTGAAATACATAAGAGATTGGGCAGTTTTGATGAGAACATAGAAAAAATTACAGAAATGTTCACCGAAATAATGCCTCCCCAACC AGCTGAAGCCGCAGCAATTGGTCTCGTGGAAGCGTATAAGAATGGTGAAAGTGGAAGTGCATGGCTCGTAAAAAATAGCAAACCAGCAATAGatataacatcaaaaataaatacggCCTACGATACTTTATCTGAAAGTCTTTTCGATTAG
- the LOC135193382 gene encoding 15-hydroxyprostaglandin dehydrogenase [NAD(+)]-like, translating to MFQLIDKIVIITGGGNGIGAALAHQMLEEGVKFVAILDVDGYSGKALEKILAEKYHTDKVKFMKCDVTKEEELNAAFDETLQGYGYIDVVVNNAGIANDAIHRKEIEINFSAVVTSTLKALELMRQDKGGIGGTILNVSSVSALALLSPTVFVYGATKAAILHFTSSIGKEAYYAKTKVRTITMCFGATETDMISKVSSFDEKLTQSMQKIMKYDPIQTVEQAAQGAIVAFKTGKSGSVWLVWCKVEDITSRVDKAYEIMAGDIFD from the exons ATGTTTCAACTGATCGATAAAATAGTGATAATCACCGGTGGTGGGAATGGTATAGGTGCGGCCCTGGCTCACCAAATGCTAGAGGAAGGAGtcaag TTTGTTGCGATATTAGACGTTGATGGATATTCCGGTAAAGCATTGGAGAAAATATTAGCAGAAAAGTATCATACAGATAAAGTAAAGTTCATGAAATGTGACGTCACGAAGGAGGAAGAACTCAATGCTGCTTTCGATGAAACATTGCAGGGATATGGTTACATTGACGTCGTTGTTAACAATGCTGGTATAGCGAATGATGCGATTCATCGGaaggaaattgaaataaatttt tctgCCGTCGTGACAAGTACTCTAAAAGCATTGGAATTAATGCGTCAAGACAAAGGCGGAATCGGAGGTACCATATTAAATGTCTCATCAGTTAGCGCTCTGGCTTTATTATCACCGACAGTCTTCGTATATGGGGCAACCAAAGCAGCGATCCTTCATTTTACATCGAGCATTGGG aAAGAAGCATACTATGCCAAGACAAAAGTTCGAACAATAACTATGTGTTTTGGTGCCACAGAAACAGATATGATATCGAAAGTTTCTAGCTTTGACGAGAAATTAACACAAAGTATgcaaaaaataatgaagtacGATCCTATACAAAC AGTAGAGCAAGCGGCACAGGGCGCTATCGTTGCTTTCAAAACTGGCAAAAGTGGCAGTGTATGGCTTGTTTGGTGTAAAGTTGAAGATATCACAAGTAGAGTGGACAAAGCTTATGAAATTATGGCAGgagatatttttgattaa
- the LOC113399826 gene encoding 15-hydroxyprostaglandin dehydrogenase [NAD(+)]-like produces the protein MFDIRNKVVLITGGSIGIGAKVIEFLLDENVKHVANLDIAEDKGIALQNQLNKKYGANKVKFIKGDVTNQDDLYGAYQTTIKDHGYIDIVINNAGIMNDAKDKYKKEIEINVTALVSSTLKARDLMRKDEGGKGGVVMNMSSIAALHQDPLLPIYFGTKSAVLQFSNCIGLPEYYDRTGVRVLVICFGATDTSLLTKEKLGNFDKVIEKKMLDNISNHRLQKAESAARGVVDAIKQGESGSTWLSIADKPVKDVTSTIKKAYGILSELVYE, from the exons ATGTTCGACATAAGGAATAAAGTCGTGTTAATAACGGGAGGATCTATAGGCATTGGTGctaaagttattgagtttttactGGATGAAAATGTGAAG CATGTGGCAAATCTGGACATTGCAGAGGACAAAGGTATCGCATTACAGAATCAATTAAACAAGAAGTACGGAGCGAATAAGGTCAAGTTCATAAAGGGAGATGTCACAAATCAGGATGATTTATATGGAGCGTATCAGACTACAATCAAGGATCACGGATATATTGACATAGTTATAAACAACGCTGGCATCATGAATGACGCCAAGGATAAATATAAGAAGGAGATTGAAATCAATgtg acTGCACTAGTGTCAAGTACGCTGAAGGCTAGGGACTTGATGCGAAAAGACGAGGGCGGCAAGGGAGGTGTAGTGATGAACATGTCTTCCATCGCAGCTCTGCATCAAGATCCTTTGCTTCCTATCTATTTTGGTACGAAGAGCGCTGTCTTACAGTTCAGTAATTGCATTGGG cTGCCTGAATACTACGACAGAACTGGAGTTCGTGTGCTAGTAATTTGCTTTGGTGCCACCGATACCTCACTCTTGACCAAAGAGAAATTGGGAAATTTTGACAAAGTAATCGAAAAAAAGATGTTGGATAATATATCTAACCACCGTTTACAAAA gGCTGAGTCGGCAGCACGCGGGGTAGTGGACGCGATAAAACAGGGTGAGAGTGGAAGTACTTGGCTATCAATCGCTGACAAACCCGTAAAAGATGTTACGAGCACTATCAAGAAAGCCTACGGTATCCTTAGTGAGCTTGTGTACGaataa